In one Desulfoferula mesophila genomic region, the following are encoded:
- the atpH gene encoding ATP synthase F1 subunit delta — MTSLIVAKRYARALLELGKEDGNLDQYGKELAEVAELFTASGELEQVLASPAIDFEDRSKLLNTFLDKMGLSPIANNFFRLLMDRGRIDTVRDISRVYTRLLDEEKGITRAEVVAAAPLNEAEVSRIKEVLTTLAGRDVVLEVKEDSSLIGGVRAQIGDLVLDGTVKTQLETLKDSLRRGDYA; from the coding sequence GTGACCAGCCTCATCGTAGCCAAACGCTATGCCAGGGCCTTGCTCGAGTTGGGCAAGGAAGACGGGAACCTGGATCAATACGGAAAAGAGCTTGCCGAGGTCGCCGAGCTGTTCACCGCCTCTGGCGAGTTGGAGCAGGTGTTGGCCAGCCCGGCCATCGACTTCGAGGACCGCAGCAAGCTCTTGAACACCTTTTTGGACAAGATGGGGCTCAGCCCCATTGCCAATAACTTCTTCCGTCTTTTGATGGACCGCGGACGCATCGATACGGTACGCGACATCAGCCGGGTCTACACCCGCTTGCTCGACGAGGAGAAGGGTATCACCAGGGCCGAGGTTGTGGCCGCCGCCCCGCTCAACGAGGCGGAGGTCAGCCGCATCAAGGAAGTGCTCACCACGCTGGCCGGACGTGATGTCGTGTTGGAAGTCAAGGAGGATTCCAGCCTCATTGGCGGAGTCAGGGCCCAGATTGGAGACCTGGTTCTGGACGGCACCGTCAAGACGCAGCTGGAAACTTTGAAGGATTCTTTGAGAAGGGGTGATTACGCCTAA
- the atpA gene encoding F0F1 ATP synthase subunit alpha translates to MQIRAEEISQVIREQIKDYDKKVEVSETGTVLSVGDGIARVYGVEKAMAGELLEFPHQILGMVLNLEEDNVGVAVMGDVEHIKEGDPVKRTGRIADVPVGDAVIGRVIDPVGNPLDGKGPIATEERGRIEVVAPGVVARKSVHEPMYTGLKAIDAMTPVGRGQRELVIGDRQIGKTAILVDAIINQKGQDVKCVYVAVGQKKSTVAQVIDVLTRNGAMDYTCVVSACASDPATLQYIAPYSGCTIGEYYRDRGGHALICYDDLSKQAVAYRQISLLLRRPPGREAYPGDIFYNHSRLLERAAKLSDDLGAGSLTALPVIETQAGDVSAYIPTNVISITDGQIYLEPGLFYSGVRPAINVGLSVSRVGGAAQVKAMKQVAGTLRLDLAQFRELEAFAQFGSDLDKSTQAQLNRGFRMVEILKQPQYQPLPMVKQVTILFAGTRGFLDKFEVGQLADYEAQLYDFMEAKHPEVFAELEEKKAFDDELDGKMKAALTEFADVFQPKQ, encoded by the coding sequence ATGCAGATCAGAGCCGAAGAGATAAGTCAGGTAATCCGTGAGCAGATCAAGGATTACGACAAAAAGGTAGAGGTCAGCGAGACCGGCACAGTTCTGAGCGTTGGCGACGGTATCGCCCGCGTCTACGGCGTGGAAAAAGCCATGGCCGGTGAATTGCTGGAGTTCCCCCACCAGATTCTGGGCATGGTGCTCAACCTCGAAGAGGACAACGTCGGCGTGGCTGTCATGGGCGACGTGGAGCACATCAAGGAAGGCGACCCGGTCAAGCGTACCGGCCGCATCGCCGACGTGCCCGTGGGCGACGCGGTCATCGGCCGCGTGATCGACCCGGTGGGCAACCCGCTGGACGGCAAGGGTCCCATCGCCACCGAGGAGCGCGGCCGCATCGAGGTGGTGGCCCCCGGCGTCGTGGCCCGCAAGAGCGTGCACGAGCCCATGTACACCGGTCTCAAGGCCATCGACGCCATGACCCCGGTGGGCCGCGGCCAGCGCGAGCTGGTGATCGGCGACCGCCAGATCGGCAAGACCGCCATCCTGGTGGACGCGATCATCAACCAGAAGGGCCAGGACGTTAAATGCGTCTACGTGGCCGTGGGTCAGAAGAAGTCCACCGTGGCCCAGGTCATCGACGTCCTCACCCGCAACGGGGCCATGGACTACACCTGCGTGGTCAGCGCCTGCGCCTCCGACCCCGCCACCCTGCAGTACATCGCGCCCTACTCCGGCTGCACCATCGGTGAGTACTACCGCGATCGCGGCGGCCACGCCCTGATCTGCTACGACGACCTCAGCAAGCAGGCCGTGGCCTACCGCCAGATTTCCCTGCTGCTGCGGCGTCCTCCGGGACGCGAGGCCTATCCCGGCGACATTTTCTACAACCACTCCCGCCTGCTGGAGCGCGCGGCCAAGCTCAGCGACGATCTGGGGGCTGGCTCCCTCACCGCCCTGCCGGTGATCGAGACCCAGGCCGGCGACGTGTCGGCCTACATCCCCACCAACGTGATCTCCATCACCGACGGCCAGATCTACCTGGAGCCCGGCCTGTTCTACTCCGGCGTGCGCCCGGCCATCAACGTCGGCCTGTCGGTCAGCCGCGTGGGCGGCGCCGCCCAGGTGAAGGCCATGAAACAGGTGGCCGGTACCCTGCGCCTGGACCTGGCCCAGTTCCGCGAGCTGGAGGCCTTCGCCCAGTTCGGCAGCGACCTGGACAAATCCACCCAGGCCCAGCTCAACCGGGGCTTCCGCATGGTGGAAATTCTCAAGCAGCCCCAGTATCAGCCGCTGCCCATGGTCAAGCAGGTCACTATCCTGTTCGCCGGCACCCGCGGCTTCCTGGACAAGTTCGAGGTCGGCCAACTGGCCGACTACGAGGCTCAGCTCTACGACTTCATGGAGGCCAAGCACCCAGAGGTGTTCGCCGAACTGGAAGAGAAGAAAGCCTTTGACGACGAGCTTGACGGCAAGATGAAGGCGGCGCTCACCGAGTTCGCCGACGTTTTCCAGCCTAAGCAGTAA
- the rodA gene encoding rod shape-determining protein RodA — protein sequence MIDRRLVSSFDWLLLALILALGACGVVNLYSAASSFGGAGTPVYLKQAYWFGLGLAVMLTVAMIGPQRLSTIAYPFYLLVVVMLVAVLFWGKIIGGSQRWLALGPMVIQPSELARLAAVLVLAAWFQRRDQMEPYRLHQLIIPVGLALIPAVLILKEPDLGTCLLVLIVAGSVILVNGVKLRDLAIAGGGMVVALPLVWRFMKDYQKQRIFSFLDPESDPLGAAYHLIQSKIAVGSGQFMGKGFLAGTQSQLHFLPEQHTDFAFSVLAEEWGFIGGMVVLLLVAAVVYRGIAIAYRAKDRQSLLLVVGGTAMIFWPAVINVGMVLGLFPVVGIPLPFISYGGSSLITTMAALGLIQGVAMRRFVFHRP from the coding sequence ATGATCGACCGCCGCCTGGTATCGAGCTTCGATTGGCTGCTCTTGGCCCTCATCCTGGCCCTGGGGGCCTGCGGGGTCGTCAACCTCTATTCCGCGGCCAGCTCCTTCGGCGGAGCGGGCACCCCGGTGTATTTGAAACAGGCCTATTGGTTCGGCCTGGGCCTGGCGGTGATGCTCACCGTGGCCATGATCGGGCCCCAGCGCCTGTCCACCATCGCCTACCCTTTTTATCTCCTGGTGGTGGTGATGCTCGTCGCCGTGCTGTTTTGGGGCAAGATCATCGGCGGCAGCCAGCGCTGGCTGGCCCTGGGGCCCATGGTGATCCAGCCCTCGGAGCTGGCCCGTCTGGCGGCGGTGTTGGTCTTGGCCGCCTGGTTCCAGCGCCGGGACCAGATGGAGCCCTACCGCCTGCACCAACTCATAATCCCGGTGGGCCTGGCCCTGATCCCGGCGGTGCTCATCCTTAAGGAGCCCGACCTGGGCACCTGTTTGCTGGTGCTCATCGTGGCCGGCAGCGTCATCCTGGTCAACGGGGTCAAGCTCCGCGACCTGGCCATCGCCGGGGGGGGCATGGTGGTGGCCCTGCCCCTGGTCTGGCGCTTCATGAAGGACTACCAAAAGCAGCGCATCTTCAGCTTCCTGGACCCGGAGAGCGACCCCCTGGGCGCGGCCTACCACCTCATCCAATCCAAGATAGCGGTGGGCTCGGGCCAGTTCATGGGTAAGGGCTTCTTGGCCGGCACCCAGAGCCAGCTGCACTTTTTGCCCGAGCAACACACCGACTTCGCCTTTTCGGTGCTGGCCGAGGAGTGGGGCTTCATCGGGGGCATGGTGGTGCTCCTGCTGGTGGCGGCCGTGGTCTACCGGGGCATCGCCATCGCCTACCGGGCCAAGGACCGCCAAAGCCTCCTGTTGGTGGTGGGCGGCACGGCCATGATCTTCTGGCCCGCGGTGATCAACGTGGGCATGGTCCTGGGCCTGTTCCCGGTGGTGGGCATCCCCCTGCCCTTCATCAGCTACGGCGGCTCCTCGCTCATCACCACCATGGCCGCCCTGGGGCTTATTCAGGGGGTGGCTATGCGGAGGTTCGTCTTTCACCGACCATAG
- a CDS encoding F0F1 ATP synthase subunit B family protein produces MVSIDIDASLFWQIGNFLLLLVALNYLLYRPIRGILRQRAEKVAQLNGDITSSEEGAKAKAAELEANLVQARRDGAEVREEIKNQGHGTEREIIDAATAEMEQTVANVREEIVGEIGQARQDLKGQVQSFGQELAQKLLGRSLQ; encoded by the coding sequence ATGGTCAGCATTGACATAGACGCTTCTTTATTTTGGCAGATCGGCAACTTTTTGTTGCTGCTCGTGGCCCTCAACTACCTGCTTTATCGCCCCATTCGGGGCATCCTCCGCCAGCGGGCGGAAAAGGTGGCCCAGCTCAACGGCGACATCACCTCTTCCGAGGAGGGCGCCAAGGCCAAGGCCGCCGAGTTGGAGGCCAACCTGGTGCAGGCCAGGCGGGACGGGGCCGAAGTGCGCGAAGAGATAAAGAACCAGGGCCACGGCACCGAGCGGGAGATCATCGACGCGGCCACCGCGGAGATGGAACAAACCGTGGCCAATGTCCGCGAGGAGATCGTGGGCGAGATCGGCCAGGCGCGCCAGGATCTCAAGGGCCAGGTGCAGTCCTTTGGGCAGGAGCTGGCCCAAAAGCTTTTGGGGAGGAGCCTGCAATGA
- the atpG gene encoding ATP synthase F1 subunit gamma has translation MAALRDIQNKIAAVKKTRQITRAMNMVAAARLRQVQERTERFRPYASKFSEVLSSLSEGIDPESHPLLAQPEQVDRVAVILITADRGLCGSFNMNMILKAQKFLTEQKSEGREVSLYGVGRKGIEYFTRRKVEFAEKLPGAMNVVDFDLATQVARMGLNAFLSGEVQEVYLIYSRFQSMASQVPTVEKLLPISPAEDEEDQVGQEYLTEPSAEEILVDLLPRYLNVRVYSGLLETSTSENAARMAAMDNATKNCKELIQNLTLAFNKARQAAITAELMDIVGGAEALKAG, from the coding sequence ATGGCGGCACTTCGCGACATCCAAAATAAAATCGCGGCGGTCAAAAAGACTCGCCAGATCACCCGGGCCATGAACATGGTGGCCGCGGCCAGGCTGCGCCAGGTGCAGGAACGCACCGAGCGCTTTAGGCCCTACGCCTCCAAGTTCTCCGAGGTGTTAAGCAGCCTGAGCGAGGGTATCGACCCCGAGAGCCACCCCCTTCTGGCCCAGCCGGAACAGGTGGACCGGGTGGCCGTGATCCTCATCACCGCCGACCGCGGTCTGTGCGGCTCGTTCAACATGAACATGATCCTCAAGGCCCAAAAATTCCTCACCGAGCAAAAGAGCGAGGGCCGCGAGGTATCCCTGTACGGGGTGGGCCGCAAGGGCATCGAGTACTTCACCCGGCGCAAGGTGGAGTTCGCCGAAAAGCTCCCCGGAGCCATGAACGTGGTGGACTTCGATCTGGCCACCCAGGTGGCCCGCATGGGCCTCAACGCCTTCCTGTCGGGCGAGGTGCAAGAGGTCTACCTCATCTACTCGCGGTTCCAGTCCATGGCCTCTCAGGTGCCCACGGTGGAGAAGCTGTTGCCCATCAGCCCCGCCGAGGACGAGGAAGACCAGGTGGGCCAGGAATACCTCACCGAGCCTTCGGCCGAGGAGATCCTGGTGGATCTGTTGCCCCGCTACCTCAACGTGCGGGTGTACAGCGGCCTCTTGGAAACCTCCACCAGCGAAAACGCGGCCCGCATGGCAGCCATGGACAACGCCACCAAGAACTGCAAGGAATTGATTCAAAACCTGACTCTGGCCTTCAACAAGGCCCGGCAGGCGGCGATCACCGCGGAACTCATGGACATCGTCGGCGGGGCCGAGGCCCTCAAAGCCGGTTAG
- a CDS encoding bactofilin family protein — MAKRNRESGVSYFLGKGVRQQGELFFEGKAHLEGEYQGRISGRGSLLIGPSAVVEAEVEAGQVVICGQVTGNVVATERIELKKPGRLTGDLRAPLVVMEEGVHFQGRCHMAGDENQEDAGGLKLLSSPDEGESPGGLRPR; from the coding sequence GTGGCCAAGCGCAACCGCGAATCCGGGGTGAGCTACTTTCTGGGAAAGGGAGTGCGCCAGCAGGGCGAGCTCTTCTTCGAAGGCAAGGCGCACCTGGAAGGCGAGTATCAAGGGCGCATAAGCGGCCGGGGATCCTTGCTGATAGGGCCCAGCGCCGTGGTGGAGGCCGAGGTCGAGGCCGGTCAGGTGGTCATCTGCGGCCAGGTGACCGGCAACGTGGTGGCCACCGAGCGCATCGAACTCAAGAAACCCGGCCGTCTCACCGGCGATCTCAGGGCCCCCCTGGTGGTCATGGAAGAGGGGGTCCACTTCCAAGGGCGTTGCCATATGGCCGGGGATGAAAATCAGGAAGATGCCGGCGGCCTGAAGCTGCTTTCCAGCCCCGACGAGGGCGAGAGTCCAGGCGGCTTAAGGCCCCGGTAA
- the atpF gene encoding F0F1 ATP synthase subunit B, whose protein sequence is MRLARKMLPPLCALALVALGAGLALASGGGEGAAAHGGGGISDSQMWDFIYRIMNFVVLVAVLVVVLRKPLKSGLGSRVEQIKSELEELEAKREEARRAYALMEQRLADAAGEHDKILAEFRAMGEKEKAAIIAGAESTAQRIKEQASFTIEQETAQAKAELRREVAEMSATLAEDLLKEKINSEDQTRLVDEYLAKVSQEVQ, encoded by the coding sequence ATGAGATTAGCCCGAAAGATGCTGCCTCCCCTGTGTGCGCTGGCCCTGGTCGCCTTGGGCGCCGGGCTGGCCCTGGCCTCCGGCGGAGGCGAGGGGGCGGCCGCCCACGGCGGCGGCGGCATCAGCGACAGCCAGATGTGGGACTTCATCTACCGGATCATGAACTTCGTGGTCCTGGTGGCCGTGTTGGTGGTGGTGCTCAGGAAGCCCCTCAAGAGCGGACTGGGTTCGCGGGTCGAGCAGATCAAGAGCGAGCTGGAGGAGCTGGAAGCCAAGCGCGAGGAGGCCCGCCGGGCCTACGCGCTCATGGAACAGCGCCTGGCCGACGCCGCCGGCGAGCACGATAAGATTTTGGCCGAGTTCCGGGCCATGGGCGAGAAGGAGAAGGCGGCCATCATCGCCGGCGCCGAGTCCACCGCCCAGCGCATCAAGGAGCAGGCCAGTTTCACCATTGAGCAGGAAACCGCCCAGGCCAAGGCCGAGCTGCGCCGCGAAGTGGCCGAGATGAGCGCCACGCTGGCCGAGGACCTGCTCAAGGAAAAGATCAACTCCGAAGACCAGACTCGCCTGGTGGATGAGTACTTGGCCAAGGTTTCGCAGGAGGTACAGTGA
- the mreC gene encoding rod shape-determining protein MreC, with translation MNFFRKYRIPIIVGLFVLGALAYFSFSAGKGVERIPAGRYLLEVTGPVQRGITGVGQWFNSIWRHYFALVQASEENDRLKKELAALKQRTVDRDELELANRRLKKLLEFKKDLDFPMVAAEVVGTDPSAQFKTVIINKGATDGVQPLMPVVCAQGAVGRVVWSSPHYAKLLLLIDPNSGVDVLVQRSRARGVVEGAADGELRLKYVIHTEDVRLGDKVLTSGAAGVYPKGVLVGTVSDVRQGPGGVFQIVQIDPAVDFGRLEEVLVLLHRRQLDQ, from the coding sequence GTGAACTTTTTCCGCAAGTATCGCATTCCCATCATCGTGGGCCTCTTTGTTCTGGGGGCTTTGGCCTACTTTTCCTTCAGCGCGGGCAAGGGGGTGGAGCGCATCCCCGCCGGCCGCTATCTGCTGGAGGTCACCGGGCCGGTGCAGCGGGGCATCACCGGGGTGGGCCAGTGGTTCAATTCCATCTGGCGCCACTACTTCGCCCTGGTGCAGGCCTCCGAGGAAAACGACCGCCTCAAAAAAGAGCTGGCCGCGCTCAAGCAGCGCACCGTGGACCGCGACGAGCTGGAGCTGGCCAACCGGCGGCTCAAGAAGCTGTTGGAGTTCAAAAAGGATCTGGACTTCCCCATGGTGGCCGCCGAGGTGGTGGGCACCGACCCCAGCGCCCAGTTCAAGACCGTGATCATCAACAAGGGCGCCACCGACGGCGTGCAGCCCCTGATGCCGGTGGTCTGCGCCCAGGGGGCGGTGGGCCGGGTGGTTTGGTCCAGCCCCCACTACGCCAAGCTCTTGCTTCTCATCGACCCCAACTCCGGGGTGGACGTGTTGGTGCAGCGCTCCCGGGCCCGGGGGGTGGTGGAAGGCGCGGCCGACGGCGAGCTGCGCCTGAAGTACGTCATCCACACCGAGGACGTGCGCCTGGGCGACAAGGTGCTCACCAGCGGAGCGGCCGGGGTGTATCCCAAGGGCGTGTTGGTGGGCACGGTCTCCGATGTGCGCCAAGGGCCGGGCGGGGTCTTCCAGATTGTCCAGATAGACCCGGCGGTGGATTTCGGACGCCTGGAGGAGGTGCTGGTCCTGCTGCACCGCCGCCAGCTGGATCAATAG
- the mrdA gene encoding penicillin-binding protein 2, which produces MSLGQIPKPASVGGRGLEPGENPNVRKALLTAAVVVGLALMVLLGRLWYLQLLKGEYFRLLSENNRIRLVDLAPSRGLIFDSEGRLLADNRPAFTLAVIPEDVADWATLTRRLHNLVGLEPEEVAKARRAAQGQPPFKPVVLRNHLDREQLALVETFRYELPGVKVLVRYQRAYLAPRLASHVIGYLGEINQEELEKSNRAVYRMGDWVGRYGLEKSRERVLHGRRGARQVEVDALGREIKLLKEVPASRGADLTLSINLDLQKAAAKALGDRVGAVAALDPRDGKVLCLYSSPAFDPNDFITGMTTEEWKKLSDDERHPLKDRSISGMYPPGSTYKIITSAAGLAEGAINLTTSFFCAGQMPFGRRSYLCWAYKKGGHGHTDIHKAIRESCDVFFYKTGLKLGVDRLAKWARAFGLGRPTGISLPHESPGLVPDSKWKKKRFKEAWQEGETLSLAIGQSFTLVTPLQLARMTAVVANGGMLVTPTLVKTVTPPGGEPVPAPEPVKTRVPIAPEHLKTIVSGLSGVVNEPHGTARRARLPGITVGGKTGTAQVVALKFEKSFGKAENVPWKYRSHALFVAFAPVENPTIAVGVVVEHGGHGGSDAAPVAAAVMRAYFGIPEPEPPQPPQAAQPKPKPQPKAKPTPKAKPQPKKKPAGRGAGA; this is translated from the coding sequence ATGAGTCTGGGACAGATACCCAAACCGGCCTCCGTGGGGGGGCGCGGCCTGGAGCCGGGGGAAAACCCCAACGTCCGCAAGGCCTTGTTGACCGCGGCGGTGGTGGTGGGCCTGGCCCTGATGGTGCTCCTGGGCCGGCTTTGGTATCTGCAGCTGCTCAAGGGCGAATACTTTCGCCTGCTCAGCGAGAACAACCGCATCCGCCTGGTGGACCTGGCTCCCAGCCGGGGCCTCATCTTCGACTCCGAGGGCCGCCTGCTGGCCGACAACCGCCCGGCCTTCACCCTGGCGGTGATCCCCGAGGACGTGGCCGACTGGGCCACCCTCACCCGCCGCCTGCACAACCTGGTGGGCCTGGAGCCCGAGGAGGTGGCCAAGGCGCGCCGCGCCGCGCAGGGGCAGCCGCCCTTCAAGCCGGTGGTGCTGCGCAACCACCTGGACCGCGAGCAGCTGGCGTTGGTGGAGACCTTCCGCTACGAGCTGCCCGGGGTGAAGGTGTTGGTGCGCTACCAGCGGGCCTATCTGGCCCCGCGTCTGGCCTCCCACGTCATCGGCTATTTGGGCGAGATCAACCAGGAGGAGCTGGAAAAGAGCAACCGGGCGGTTTACCGCATGGGCGACTGGGTGGGGCGCTACGGCCTGGAAAAGAGCCGGGAGCGGGTCTTGCACGGCCGCCGGGGGGCCCGCCAGGTGGAAGTGGACGCCCTGGGCCGCGAGATAAAGCTGCTCAAGGAGGTTCCGGCCAGCCGGGGGGCGGATCTGACCCTGTCCATCAACCTGGATCTGCAAAAGGCGGCGGCCAAGGCCCTGGGAGACCGGGTGGGGGCGGTGGCCGCCCTGGACCCCCGCGACGGCAAGGTGCTGTGCCTGTATTCCAGCCCCGCCTTCGACCCCAACGATTTCATCACCGGCATGACCACCGAGGAGTGGAAGAAGCTCTCCGACGACGAACGCCATCCCCTCAAGGACCGCTCCATCAGCGGCATGTACCCGCCGGGCTCCACCTACAAGATCATCACCTCGGCCGCCGGCCTGGCCGAAGGCGCCATCAACCTGACCACCAGCTTCTTCTGCGCCGGGCAGATGCCCTTCGGCCGCCGCTCCTACCTGTGCTGGGCCTACAAGAAGGGCGGCCACGGCCACACCGATATCCACAAGGCCATCCGCGAGTCCTGCGACGTGTTCTTCTACAAGACCGGCCTCAAGCTGGGGGTGGACCGTCTGGCCAAATGGGCCCGGGCCTTTGGCCTGGGGCGGCCCACCGGCATAAGCCTGCCCCACGAGTCCCCCGGCCTGGTGCCCGACTCCAAGTGGAAAAAGAAGCGCTTCAAGGAGGCCTGGCAAGAGGGCGAGACCCTTTCGCTGGCCATCGGCCAGAGCTTCACCCTGGTCACCCCCCTGCAACTGGCCCGCATGACCGCGGTGGTGGCCAACGGCGGCATGCTGGTGACCCCCACCCTGGTCAAGACGGTGACCCCGCCCGGCGGCGAGCCGGTGCCCGCTCCCGAACCGGTGAAGACCCGGGTGCCCATCGCGCCCGAGCATCTTAAGACCATCGTCAGCGGCCTGAGCGGGGTGGTCAACGAGCCCCACGGCACCGCCCGCCGGGCCCGCCTGCCCGGCATCACCGTGGGCGGCAAGACCGGCACCGCCCAGGTGGTGGCCCTGAAGTTCGAAAAGTCCTTTGGCAAGGCGGAGAACGTGCCCTGGAAATACCGCTCCCACGCCCTGTTCGTGGCCTTCGCCCCGGTGGAGAACCCCACCATCGCGGTGGGGGTGGTGGTGGAGCACGGCGGCCACGGCGGCTCCGACGCCGCCCCGGTGGCCGCGGCGGTGATGCGGGCCTACTTCGGCATCCCCGAGCCCGAGCCGCCTCAACCGCCCCAGGCGGCCCAGCCCAAACCCAAGCCGCAACCCAAGGCCAAACCCACGCCCAAGGCCAAGCCCCAACCCAAGAAGAAGCCCGCCGGGCGGGGAGCCGGGGCATGA
- the rpmH gene encoding 50S ribosomal protein L34: protein MKQTFQPSNTKRKRTHGFLVRSRTRGGRAVLARRRSRGRKRLAV from the coding sequence ATGAAACAGACTTTTCAGCCCAGCAACACCAAGCGCAAGCGCACCCATGGCTTTTTGGTACGCAGCCGCACCCGCGGCGGCCGCGCCGTATTGGCTCGCCGCCGCTCAAGAGGCCGCAAACGGCTGGCCGTGTGA
- the rnpA gene encoding ribonuclease P protein component → MTGRDLSLPKTVRLRTRPQYLAVQGDAKRRRSRHFTLLWRPNGLRQSRLGITVTRRVAGAVGRNRVKRLVREFFRHTRAELPSGFDLIVVAAPGAPALSLAQVRQELWELCRNLTPPAPGA, encoded by the coding sequence ATGACCGGAAGGGATCTATCCCTGCCCAAAACGGTTCGCCTGCGCACCCGGCCTCAATACCTGGCCGTGCAGGGCGACGCCAAGCGCCGACGCAGCCGCCACTTCACCCTGTTGTGGCGGCCCAACGGCCTGAGGCAAAGCCGCTTGGGCATCACCGTGACCCGGCGGGTGGCCGGCGCGGTGGGGCGAAACCGGGTCAAACGCCTGGTGCGCGAATTCTTCCGGCACACCCGGGCCGAGCTGCCGTCTGGTTTCGACCTGATAGTGGTGGCCGCTCCCGGAGCCCCCGCCTTGAGCCTTGCGCAAGTTCGTCAGGAACTGTGGGAGCTTTGCCGCAATCTGACCCCGCCCGCTCCCGGCGCCTGA
- a CDS encoding rod shape-determining protein: MFLDPLLGIFSNDMAIDLGTANTLVYVKGKGIVLSEPSVVAVRKDARGGNRVVAVGKEAKMMLGRTPGNIQAIRPMKDGVIADFEVTEAMLRHFIRKVHARRALVRPRIIISVPSGITQVEKRAVKESAESAGAREVYLVEEPMAAAIGAGLPITEPTSSMVVDIGGGTTEVAVISLAGVVYAKSVRVGGDKMDEAILQYIKRKHNLLIGERTAELIKTTIGNAYFDPPANNPEPGAEGERDAQDEAPMPESMEIKGRDLITGIPKTLKITPDEVRHSITEQIDAIVETVKIALEQTPPELAADIVDNGIVLTGGGALLRGLDALLAKETQLPISITEDSLSTVVLGSGKVLDNLDLLKEVMIK, from the coding sequence ATGTTCCTCGATCCGTTACTCGGTATATTTAGCAATGATATGGCCATCGACCTGGGCACGGCCAATACGTTGGTCTATGTCAAGGGCAAGGGTATCGTTTTGAGCGAACCCAGCGTGGTGGCGGTGCGCAAGGACGCGCGGGGGGGCAATAGGGTGGTGGCCGTGGGCAAGGAAGCCAAGATGATGCTGGGGCGCACCCCCGGCAACATCCAGGCCATCCGCCCCATGAAAGACGGGGTCATCGCCGACTTCGAGGTCACCGAGGCCATGCTGCGCCACTTCATCCGCAAGGTGCACGCCCGGCGCGCCCTGGTGCGCCCGCGCATCATCATCAGCGTGCCCAGCGGCATCACCCAGGTGGAAAAACGCGCGGTCAAGGAAAGCGCCGAGAGCGCCGGGGCCCGCGAGGTCTACCTGGTGGAGGAGCCCATGGCCGCGGCCATCGGGGCCGGCCTGCCCATCACCGAGCCCACCAGCAGCATGGTGGTGGACATCGGCGGCGGCACCACCGAGGTGGCGGTCATCTCCCTGGCCGGCGTGGTCTACGCCAAGAGCGTGCGGGTGGGCGGCGACAAGATGGACGAGGCCATCCTGCAGTACATCAAGCGCAAGCACAACCTGCTCATCGGCGAACGCACCGCCGAGCTGATCAAGACCACCATCGGCAACGCCTATTTCGATCCCCCGGCCAATAACCCCGAGCCGGGGGCCGAGGGGGAGCGTGACGCCCAGGACGAGGCTCCCATGCCCGAATCCATGGAGATCAAGGGCCGCGACCTGATCACCGGCATCCCCAAGACCCTGAAGATCACCCCCGATGAGGTGCGCCACTCCATCACCGAGCAGATCGACGCCATCGTGGAAACGGTGAAGATCGCCCTGGAGCAGACCCCCCCGGAGTTGGCCGCGGACATCGTGGACAACGGCATAGTGCTCACCGGCGGCGGAGCCCTGCTTCGCGGGCTGGACGCCCTGTTGGCCAAGGAGACCCAACTGCCCATCTCCATCACCGAGGACTCGCTGTCCACGGTGGTGCTGGGTTCGGGCAAGGTTTTGGATAACCTCGACCTCCTCAAGGAGGTCATGATCAAATAA